One genomic segment of Chitinophaga parva includes these proteins:
- a CDS encoding ParB/RepB/Spo0J family partition protein yields MSNPSKKEALGKGIRSLLQNIDTDLKQTAGALSDQALQAATGIERIAIDKIEVNPKQPRRDFDEQALQELASSIKLHDVIQPITVSRIDGKRFQLIAGERRWRASRLAGLKDIPAYVRQVNDQELLELALLENLQRENLNAIEIGLSYKRLMEECVLTQEEVADRMGKERSTVTNYIRLLKLPPDIQVAVRNGSLSMGHARALSGIENVEKQLFIFGEIIKNELSVRATEELVRKVNHIDKGHVKKPVKNLAPAYQKIEDNLASHFATKVKLERGKNGKGNIQIEFYSDEELDAILEKIDLYRAK; encoded by the coding sequence ATGAGCAATCCGAGTAAGAAAGAGGCGTTGGGAAAAGGTATCCGTTCGCTGCTGCAAAATATTGACACTGATCTGAAACAAACCGCCGGCGCCCTGAGTGATCAGGCCCTGCAGGCCGCTACCGGCATAGAACGGATAGCCATAGACAAGATCGAAGTGAACCCGAAACAGCCGCGCCGCGACTTTGATGAACAGGCCCTCCAGGAACTGGCCTCTTCCATCAAACTGCACGACGTGATCCAACCTATCACCGTATCCCGCATCGATGGAAAACGCTTCCAGCTGATTGCCGGTGAAAGACGCTGGAGAGCCTCCAGACTGGCAGGCCTGAAAGACATCCCGGCCTACGTGCGCCAGGTGAATGACCAGGAACTGCTGGAACTGGCCCTGCTGGAAAACCTGCAGCGCGAAAACCTCAACGCTATCGAGATCGGATTGAGCTACAAACGCCTCATGGAAGAGTGCGTGCTCACCCAGGAAGAAGTGGCAGACCGCATGGGCAAAGAACGTTCCACGGTAACCAACTACATCCGCCTGCTGAAACTGCCCCCGGACATCCAGGTGGCGGTGCGCAACGGCTCCCTGAGCATGGGCCATGCCCGTGCCCTGAGCGGCATCGAGAACGTGGAAAAGCAACTCTTCATCTTTGGAGAGATCATCAAGAACGAACTGTCCGTGCGCGCTACCGAAGAACTGGTGCGCAAGGTGAACCACATTGACAAGGGCCATGTGAAAAAGCCCGTTAAGAACCTGGCCCCCGCTTACCAGAAGATCGAGGACAACCTGGCCTCCCACTTCGCTACCAAGGTAAAGCTGGAACGCGGTAAGAACGGGAAAGGCAATATCCAGATCGAATTTTATTCTGATGAAGAACTGGACGCCATTTTGGAAAAAATAGATCTATACCGTGCAAAATAA
- a CDS encoding ParA family protein, protein MARIIAIANQKGGVGKTTSAINLASSLAVLEYKTLLVDADPQANSTTGLGFDLRNIQQSLYDCMVNDGQAKDVILESDTPNLKVLPAHIDLVGAELELINHPNRERVMKQVIDSVQADYDFVIVDCSPSLGLITVNALVASHSVIIPVQCEFFALEGLGKLLNTIKIVQSRLNTELEIEGILMTMYDGRLRLSNQVVDEVKQHFEESVFNTIIHRNTKLGEAPSFGKSVIMYDAASTGAINYLNLAKEILQKNNMTIIHSDSKILATNDEQSE, encoded by the coding sequence ATGGCAAGAATCATTGCAATCGCTAACCAGAAAGGGGGCGTAGGGAAGACTACCAGTGCTATTAACCTGGCCAGCAGCCTGGCGGTACTGGAATACAAAACATTGCTGGTCGATGCAGACCCGCAGGCCAACAGCACCACCGGCCTGGGTTTTGACCTGCGTAATATCCAGCAAAGCCTGTACGACTGCATGGTCAATGACGGGCAGGCCAAGGATGTGATCCTGGAGTCTGACACCCCTAACCTGAAGGTACTGCCTGCACACATCGACCTGGTGGGCGCAGAACTGGAACTGATCAATCATCCTAACCGCGAACGCGTGATGAAGCAGGTGATAGACAGCGTACAGGCAGATTATGATTTCGTAATTGTAGACTGCTCCCCTTCCCTGGGCCTGATCACCGTGAACGCCCTGGTGGCTTCCCACTCCGTGATCATCCCCGTGCAGTGCGAGTTCTTCGCCCTGGAAGGTTTGGGCAAGTTGCTCAATACCATCAAGATCGTACAGAGCCGCCTTAACACGGAACTGGAGATCGAAGGCATCCTCATGACCATGTACGATGGCCGCCTGCGCCTGAGTAACCAGGTGGTGGACGAAGTGAAACAACACTTTGAAGAAAGCGTGTTCAACACCATCATCCACCGCAATACCAAACTGGGTGAAGCGCCCAGCTTCGGTAAGTCTGTGATCATGTACGATGCGGCCAGCACAGGAGCTATCAACTACCTGAACCTGGCCAAGGAAATCCTGCAGAAGAATAACATGACCATTATTCATTCCGATTCAAAAATACTTGCAACAAACGATGAGCAATCCGAGTAA
- a CDS encoding metal-dependent hydrolase: MKFTYYGHSSFAVEIKGKKIVFDPFISHNELAKHVDVNTIEADYIFVSHGHEDHVADLIALAKRTDATVVGSFELAMWAAKQGVKKYHPMNTGGKWNFDFGAVKCVVAHHSSGLPDGAYGGSPMGFVFITDEGNFYFAGDTALTFDMELIPRFATLNFAILPIGDNFTMGVEDAIIASEFIQCDKIVGVHYDTFGFIKIDHEKAKAAFTTAGLNLLLPAIGSTIEI; encoded by the coding sequence ATGAAGTTTACCTATTACGGTCACTCATCCTTTGCGGTGGAGATCAAAGGAAAGAAGATTGTTTTTGACCCGTTCATTTCCCACAACGAGCTGGCGAAGCACGTGGATGTGAACACCATTGAGGCAGATTATATTTTTGTAAGCCACGGGCACGAAGACCATGTAGCCGACCTGATAGCCCTGGCCAAACGGACCGACGCTACCGTGGTAGGTTCTTTTGAACTGGCAATGTGGGCCGCCAAGCAGGGGGTAAAGAAATACCATCCCATGAACACGGGTGGCAAGTGGAATTTTGATTTCGGGGCTGTAAAGTGTGTGGTAGCGCACCACTCCAGCGGCCTGCCGGACGGAGCGTATGGTGGCAGTCCCATGGGTTTTGTGTTCATCACAGACGAAGGTAATTTCTACTTTGCCGGCGATACCGCCCTTACCTTTGACATGGAGCTTATTCCCCGTTTTGCTACTTTGAACTTTGCTATATTGCCGATAGGTGACAACTTTACCATGGGTGTGGAAGATGCCATCATTGCATCAGAATTCATCCAGTGCGATAAGATCGTGGGGGTACATTACGACACCTTCGGCTTCATCAAAATAGACCACGAAAAAGCCAAAGCCGCCTTTACCACCGCAGGCCTGAACCTGCTGCTGCCGGCTATAGGAAGCACCATAGAGATTTAG
- a CDS encoding metallophosphoesterase, translated as MRGISPWVLVMMLALDLYVFQAFKALLNNASAGVRITVYVIYWIISLAGVLTWGLRSYVNLQEWPTAVRSVVTFVILGLVIAKLIITIFLLTDDIRRGIVWVIAHFRQAGTSAPVATTGQGISRSKFLTSLGLLLGGGLFGTLVYGFSNRYDYQLRRLRLSFPNLPSAFKGLRIVQVSDIHSGSFTNKKAVQRGVDMILAQKADLILFTGDLVNDRAVEMQDYMNVFNRLEAPMGIYSTLGNHDYGDYYDWPDRDANGYSALREQNLEDVKAIHGKLGWRLLMNEHVVLERQGQQIGLLGIENWSALGHFPKYGKMKEAYAGTEHLPFKILMSHDPTHWDAEVRPQYGDVDLTLAGHTHGFQFGVEIPGLRWSPAQYVYKEWAGLYEEGSQKIYVNRGFGFLGYPGRVGILPEITVIELV; from the coding sequence ATGCGTGGAATTTCTCCCTGGGTACTGGTAATGATGCTGGCGCTTGATCTGTATGTGTTTCAGGCGTTTAAGGCCTTGTTGAACAATGCATCCGCCGGTGTGCGCATTACCGTGTATGTAATTTACTGGATCATTTCACTGGCCGGCGTCCTGACCTGGGGCCTGCGTTCCTATGTGAACCTGCAGGAGTGGCCCACGGCGGTGCGCTCCGTGGTCACTTTCGTGATCCTGGGGCTGGTGATCGCCAAGCTCATCATCACCATCTTCCTGCTGACGGACGACATCCGCCGTGGCATTGTGTGGGTCATTGCCCATTTCCGGCAAGCGGGTACCAGCGCCCCGGTGGCCACCACCGGCCAGGGCATTTCCCGCAGCAAGTTCCTTACCAGCCTGGGCCTGTTGCTGGGCGGGGGCCTCTTTGGCACCCTGGTGTATGGTTTTTCCAACCGTTATGACTACCAGCTCCGGAGGCTCCGCCTGTCTTTTCCCAACCTGCCTTCCGCCTTCAAAGGCCTCCGTATTGTGCAGGTGTCTGATATCCACTCCGGCAGCTTTACCAACAAAAAAGCGGTGCAGCGTGGGGTAGACATGATCCTGGCGCAAAAAGCAGACCTCATCCTCTTCACCGGCGACCTGGTAAACGACCGGGCGGTGGAAATGCAGGACTACATGAACGTGTTTAACCGGCTGGAAGCCCCCATGGGCATCTATTCCACCCTGGGCAACCACGATTACGGTGACTATTACGACTGGCCGGACCGCGATGCCAACGGCTACAGTGCCCTGCGCGAGCAGAACCTGGAGGATGTAAAGGCCATCCACGGAAAGCTGGGCTGGCGCCTGCTCATGAACGAGCACGTGGTGCTGGAGCGCCAGGGCCAGCAGATCGGCCTCCTGGGGATTGAGAACTGGAGCGCCCTGGGCCACTTTCCCAAATATGGAAAAATGAAGGAAGCCTATGCCGGCACAGAGCACCTGCCGTTCAAGATCCTCATGTCCCACGACCCCACTCACTGGGACGCTGAAGTGCGCCCGCAATACGGCGACGTGGATCTTACCCTGGCTGGTCATACCCATGGCTTCCAGTTTGGCGTGGAGATCCCCGGTCTGCGCTGGAGCCCCGCCCAGTACGTGTATAAGGAATGGGCCGGCCTGTATGAAGAAGGTAGCCAGAAGATCTATGTGAACCGCGGCTTTGGCTTTTTAGGATACCCGGGCCGGGTAGGCATACTGCCGGAGATCACCGTGATAGAGCTGGTGTAA